One Salvia splendens isolate huo1 chromosome 1, SspV2, whole genome shotgun sequence genomic window, AGAAGAGGCTGGCCTGTGGAGACTATGGATACGGTGCAATGGCTGAGCCTACTCGACTGTAAGACTCTTCTTTGAGACTCGAGAACAATCAAGTAGTGGCAATGTTTAGTCTTATGTATATCGCTTCCATGTTCAGCGACAAAATAGTGTGTCTCAAGTCTTAAGTTTATTAGGTGATGAACAATCGCTTCCCTAATAGTGTGTTGCATGTTGTGCTTTATTTTTtgtatgatatttttgtttttattatgttTCCATTTAAAGTTTAAACACTCTTAGATTCATGAATTAGCATAATTATGAATTCTAATTATCATATCGAATATTGTCTgtatgttttgtatttttattttattttacactAAACAACCACCAGCTCACCTAAATGTCAATACAAAACAACACGCATGAATTTTCCAAAAATTTTCGAagtatatatgtgtatatgttCACCTGTTAATAACGTTGTAATCTAAGACACGAGCTGTGTTCACATTTAATTTGAAGGTTATATAAGTACATGTGCATTGCTTCGTTCAAACGGCAGTTATAGATGAAGGAATATTCAACATGTATATTCTTTTGATGATTCTAGAACATTTATTTCTTGAAATTTGAAATAAGTGTTAAAGTAATCAAACGAGCAATTCATCAGTCGTCGTTCAAATTAGCTAGGATTTATTAATTACATATGAGTGTTGGAACTGATTGTACTAGTAATTAAGATAGTGTATATTATCTCAATGGCTTAATTGACTCAAATTAAATTTAGACATGAAACATGCCAGaaatatagtaatataaatCCAAATAAATAATTCGAAACATTAACTTCCAAAGTTGTGATTCTTTCGATTGCTCAAACAAGAATATTGATTTTCTAACATTGTGGTGGATCACGAGCTATTCTAGTTTATATTTAAAAGGACAGTTCGGATCTTTTACTCTACTAATATTCtgcaactaaaataaaaattcctTTCAACTCTAAAGACAACTATATGAGTGATAAATACTCACTGATTCTATATGTTTAAATATACTATCATTTTGATGATGGTGAGTTATTTAACTTTTTTAAATCATCCACTTTAAATATATACATTTTCATTATCATTATCGTTATATGTGATATAACCGTTTAAAGGATTTTAAATAGAAGAATATAGAAGTTGGAACATGAGATTTTATTCAAATTCGACAAAAGTCTCTATGCCGACGGTTGGTATATTTTAGATGCTCCAAATTACATATATTCTCCACTGCACACTACAAACACCCTTTTCGTAGCGTTCAAACAacgaaaaaataaaacaaaataaaaaatgcaatccAAATCTTGACCTTAAAAAGATACCTTTTCTATCTCCATCACTATACGAACTATTCAAGGCTTGTTTTCGTTTTCTATCTCATTTTTATCATCTTGTCTCTATTCTCCCATGAAATCTATCTCCCTCTTCTACTTTTGTACCCTCCTCTAACAATCAACTTCTCTATGGAAATCATAGACCAAGAGGACTTCTTGACCCTCAAACTCTCCATAGCTCCGAACCACGACGGCGAGAGAAAGATGAAAAGAACCCAAACCACGGAAGATATATCAAACTACTCAAGCCCGACGCATGAAATCCCGGAGGAGGGCAAGATCATCTCCCTCCTCCAAACAAGGGAGACAATGCTAAAGATGGATCACAACAAGAGATCAAATGAAGGTGAAAGCCTCCATTTGATCCATTCCCTCTTCATCGCTGCTGCCTCCGTGAATGAAAACGACACGACCTCGGCCCTCGAAAACCTCTCCCAACTCTACCATTCTGTCTCCTTGAGAGGCAACTCCGTCCAACGAGTTGCAACCTACTTCACCGACACCCTCCTAGCCCATCTCCTCACCCGAAAATCGCCCTTCTACGATGCCATCATGAAGGGGCCCTCACCCGAGATGGAGTTATCGGCTTTCATATCTCTTTACAAGGCCTCACCATTCTACCAATTTGCTCACTTCACAGCCAATCAAGCCATCATCGAAGCCTTCGAGAGAGAGGGCAGTAAGGCTCTTCACGTGATCGATTTCGACGTCTCCTACGGCTTCCAATGGCCCTCCCTCATGCAGTCCCTATCAGAAAACGCCACTCCCACAAACAAGATTTCTTTAAAGATCACTGCCTTCGGTGAGAATGTGGAAGAGTTCCAAGAAACTGAATCAAGATTGGTGAGCTTCGCAAAGGGCTTCCCCAACCTCGTTTTCGAGTTCCATCGCCTTGTTAGAGGATCCAAGAATGTGAAGATGGAGAAGAGGAAGGATGAGACAGTTGCTATCAACTTAGTATTCCATCTCACTTCACTCAAAACTCTCTCCAAAATCTCAGAAACTCTAAGCTTTGTCTACTCTCTTAAGCCCTCGATTGTCGTTCTAGTCGAGCAAGAAGGCACATGCAGCAGCAACAAGTTCTTACCTAGATTCATGGAGTCTTTGCATCAATTTGCAGCGATTTTTGATTCATTGGATGACTGCCTTCCATTAGAGAGTGATGAGAGGCTGAGCATTGAGAGGGATCATCTTGGGAAGGAGATTAGGAGTGCGATAAACTATGATAGAGACAACAACAGGAGCTGTCCGATGTTTGAGAAGATGGAGACATGGAGTGGGAGGATGGAGAGAAGGGGCTTTGTGGGAGTTGAGCAGAGCTGCAGAGCTGTGATGCAGGCAAAGTTGCTGCTGAAAACCAGAAGCCATTGTTGCCCAATCAAGTTTGATGGAGAGAATGGTGGTTTTAGAgtttttgagagagagaatggcAAAGCTATCTCTCTAGGATGGCAAGATAGAATTTTGATCACAGCATCTTCTTGGTGTTTAGGTGTATGAAATGAAATTCTTTACTTTCTTGTAAATTTATTTAGCATGTTCGTTTCATCAGTACATATTTTGTTACCAACAGCACTATTAGATACACATAAAAACATTCTTCATTGAGAAAGTGTTTACTTTCATGATTGATAAGATAGATGATAGAACATTATCTGCTATTCCCAA contains:
- the LOC121811655 gene encoding GRAS family protein RAM1-like, which translates into the protein MEIIDQEDFLTLKLSIAPNHDGERKMKRTQTTEDISNYSSPTHEIPEEGKIISLLQTRETMLKMDHNKRSNEGESLHLIHSLFIAAASVNENDTTSALENLSQLYHSVSLRGNSVQRVATYFTDTLLAHLLTRKSPFYDAIMKGPSPEMELSAFISLYKASPFYQFAHFTANQAIIEAFEREGSKALHVIDFDVSYGFQWPSLMQSLSENATPTNKISLKITAFGENVEEFQETESRLVSFAKGFPNLVFEFHRLVRGSKNVKMEKRKDETVAINLVFHLTSLKTLSKISETLSFVYSLKPSIVVLVEQEGTCSSNKFLPRFMESLHQFAAIFDSLDDCLPLESDERLSIERDHLGKEIRSAINYDRDNNRSCPMFEKMETWSGRMERRGFVGVEQSCRAVMQAKLLLKTRSHCCPIKFDGENGGFRVFERENGKAISLGWQDRILITASSWCLGV